GCCTTGTCTGTGGATGCCTTATCAAACTCTTTGGAAAACAAACCGACTAcgcaaaagacaaaaaataaacaaatataagacTAACAAGTCTACAATACACATGGGAAACTAAAAGACTGCATAACATGAATCCCAGCAAAAAACAGGGGTGATATCGGGTCTCAGGATGGGTAAGTAAAACtagctccacatgtggcatatcagaagaaaaaaaaaaggacagaATTGCTGATTGgtacaattgaaatatatttccCAAATCAGGAAACTTGTAAAAATATTGTTCTCGGATACAACAGTGGGCATCGTGTCAAGAAATATTTCCAGAGTGTTTACATCATCTTACATGTTGGTATTTTGTCATATATTTGATCATCAGTCAATGATTAATGTGAAAAATGATATTTATTCTGTCTGGATGATTTTTATCCCCAAttgaatttataataaaattgattatTGCTAttttatagggttattgcatgaataatggggaatattgtcccgagtagaattttatattgcacgagcttgcgagtgcaatatatgttctacgagggacgatattccccaatattcatgcaataatccttttattgtatagcaatataatatttaaagtaaaaattggtttaaactaagattttgtcgttgatgacgtcacgaaTTTTGAAGacttattgcactagtgcaatgttaaaatttattgcacgctaacttttggttactttctgttggaaataatatattgctatacaataatactaaatattcttttatcttactgactgataatttccttccAATGGAGTCGAGCGATATGAAAAATTATGGCTAGAATTTAAGGGAGTATATATGCCTGTTGTCAACGAAATTAACAACATCCTCTGACCTCATAGGTTAAATAGCGACTAACAGATTAtaattggtcatctcaacttgattgaTTTTCTAAATTTCGCTATACAGACTTaagtgagaaaatcaatctcgatgatgagatgatcaacgataataaTCTATTTCTTATACCTTGGTTCATTAGTCATAGATGAGTTTTCTTCAGGTCTTCTTGGCCGTCTGTCTTCCCTTGGTTCTCTATTTTCTCTGTTCTGTCTAGCACTCCTTGGAGGCCTTTCATTTTGCTGAGTCCTCGCTTGGGATGGGACCACCTTTTCTGTAATTGTAATAAATACTGTCTTATAAAACATACAATGATAAATTCTGAAATTTCAAAATGAACAATCCCAAGAATAGGGGATCTTGTAAATTTTTTCCATTATAAggctcaattttttttattaggccTGGTTGAAATGAATTATCTATTAAAGGTATTCCTACATAGTTACTTTCTTTTGTTTGTGTGCCCACCAATACCATAAACAAAGTTGtctttttttagtcatggcgttgtcagttttagatttatgagtttgactgtccctttggtatctttcgtccctcttttataactaTGGGTCTAAAGCTCAAATTCAAATCAACAAAAAACTTCCTCTTAGCTTACACATTGCATGAATAGTACTGGATACATGTGTGGTAGAGTGGAAACAAAATTACTAAAATTCTTCCTTAAactgtccccagtacacggatcgcaccatcattttctatgttcagtggaccgtgaaaatgggaatCCCCatttaggcattaaaattagaaagataatatcatagggaacatgtgtactaagtttcaagttgatttctcttcaacttcatcaaaaactacctcgaccaaaaaactTAACCTGAAACGTGACAAACGgacgcagaccagaaaacataatgcccataaatgaggcataaaaaTGCAATTTGgaaaagaattgtttttttttactttactctcatttttgtttttaaacagttTAGCCCACAACTATAATGGTTTTGTTGTAGTATAATGCAAATTTACttacaaatataatttgatcTCACTcaactattttttgtttgtgtgtgtaaccggagagcacgtaTCGTATCGAATCGTCaccaccgggattcgaaccccgGTCGTCTGGGTGACAGTCAGTGCGTTAACCCACTGAGCCAAAGAATCGATTCCCTAGCTCAGTTGATTAAGACTGGCTATATATGTTCTACCTGTACTAAGGGGAAGCAACCCCGCTACACTATTCCCCCACCACAAGAGTCATCATATCTTCATATATGACTCTTAACAACACAAACCCTGGCTATACTCCAGATAACCATCGTGGATTTTTTTAGTTGGGCGccaatgtaaccggagagcacgtaTCGTATCGAATCGTCaccaccgggattcgaaccccgGTCGTCTGGGTGACAGTCAGTGCGTTAACCCACTGAGCCAAAGAATCGATTCCCTAGCTCAGTTGATTAAGACTGGCTATATATGTTCTACCTGTACTAAGGGGAAGCAACCCCGCTACATGTGACTGAAAAGCTGGTAATGTAAGTGCAGTTTTCTGGCAGTTctaatataaatttcattttttttgtggtcTTTCGCAAAAGCTGGTTTCTTGTCCATCAGTTCATTTAACAGAGATTTAGCAATTTAGACAATCAAAAATAGctaaatttataaaatctatatCTGCATCAGAAGCAGCTGATCAGAAGAGTTGCATGTTTAAtcaattgcaatatttttttaccaTGTTGCGTCACAGTATTTACAACCAAAAACTACAAAAACCTTCATTTGTTTTGTACCCCACCTTAAGTTGCATACAACCGTATTTCCCTGCAAGACTGTCCTTAATATAATAGAAGTAGGTTCAGGATCAGAAAACATGGTGGAACATAACTAGTAAACTACATAACCAAACATGGTCAAGACCACATGATAAACATAACTTCAACATCattgcaaaatatatatttatcatctGGTACAGATGGTAACCAGTTTTCATACATATACACGTGAATGTGGAGGGGGGAAACAAATATAACGAAGTATTTTGGACTTCAAGCGTGTTATCTGTGAACAAATGTCAAACGGGTTACCTAATAAACAATCAAGACAATGCAAATAATCATTTCTGCACGATAGAATTATTACCTTCTTTCTTTTGTGTGTTTTGCTCTGTCAATTTAGTCTTGTTATCAGTTTGTGGTgctgtcttttttgtctttttagttGGTTTGGACTTGTCAGCTTTCTCCTTCGCTAAAGCCTCGGTTCTCTTCTGTTCCTCTTGCTTCAGGATTTCATATGGATCGACATCATCATCGTCGTCAAAAAGACAGAACTTATTAGTCACTGCTATGCCGTATTGCGAGTCCATTGTTCCTCTTGATGCTGAGGATGGCAATGGATTTTTACGGCCTTACTTTTTAAGGTGCTACAAAATGGCGTGTTTCTCTCCAGACAGTATGAGCATGCTTTGGAATTAGAATATTCGGAGGAAAAATCCTTCCTTAGTTGTAACATAAAAACCCGAGAGTCTCGACAGTTCAAGGTTGTTTTCAAGTTCCATATTTAGAAATTTGGCGGGAGTAAGTCATAGAAATTTTATAGCCTCTGTTTTGCCACTAGTTTTCTCGCAGTTTAAACATTTAAGAGTACATTGAATAACTAAAGTCTTCATGCATATTATAATTCAGCCTATAACTAAAGTGTTTTTAAGAAATTGTAATTTATATCCCACAATGCATAGCAACGACGGGGAAACCACGAAAtcctttttttaaatctatttttataccACATACCCGATTGGTGGAGTTCAGTTGGCACGATAACGGGTTTATACAGGTAAGAATTAAATACCTATGAACAAGGGTGACACAACGAAAGGTAAAGAAGTGATTTAACCATGCCGTCGTGGGGATTTAAAGATGAAAGTAAACCAGAATCTATAATTGAACCAGCATCAAATATGGATAGGAATTCCCCTGATGAAGATTCAGCTGATTTGGAAGATTATATGAAGAGAGGACGTCCGAGGGCCGAGCTAATCACTTCATTGATCTTCAAAGGTGCAGTGTCCCATAGTGGAATACGTTGTCATGTGTGTAATCGGGTTTTTCCTCGAGAAAAATCTCTCCAAGCTCATATGAGAACGCATACAGGtcagtatttattttattttactcattgaaaaaaaaatttgtatcctATATGTTGATAATTGACTATTTATATACTAACCAAAAAGTGTCAAACTTTTGAAATCAGAAAAAATCTTGACTTTCAAAGCAACTATTTGACAGTTCCATGgaatttaaatttattgttaCCATAAACATCAATGTTTTCAGAAGAGGGTACTGATTGGAAATTATTCAATTGCTACAGTTGGAATAGTTACGGTACATTGATCGACCATTTAAGTATAAACATGTACAGTTGAAGTTATGTAACAAATGTAATTTAATACGGTAAAAGGTTGACAGGTAATGAAATGAAAAGTAGAATCAGGAATATAATATTTGTGAAGTGCAAACCACGTTGTAATGTTATTAATATTAATCTTTGTTTACATCTATATTTGTTGCAGACATTTAAACCTCCAATTTAAATCTACTACATGTACGAAtatttccaatcaaaatttaattgGGGTGATATTTAAATGGCCGATCGATCAATCGTTGATCCACTGTGTCGTCAAGCAGACAGGTAATAGGAGATCAAACAGTACACCATTATCTTCAAGCTTTAACATGCTACCTGGGTTTTTAACAAAGTCCCGCCCCTTTCTTTTCGTCATGGTCGAGGTCCCGTTACACGCATGTTAAACCACTAAAGAGCACTTTGTCTCAATCCATTTGTAACGGGTTTCTTTAGCAACAAcgaaataaacaaacacaacacAAAATACCTATTTACAAAGACAAGAGATGTGTTTGAACGCGTCCCAGTATTACACCTATATTGATCACGGATTTTACCTGTGTAAATCGTCTTACCTGATTTTAGTGGTGTTATTTTTCACTCCCGTACTTAGTCTTTCTTTCACCAAATTCTACCCAACAAATGTTagaaattttcaatatttcaagcCTTTAAATTCATCATTTGGGACATTTAAATTTATCACCGTATGTTTTGaggtacaaataaaaatttaaatgctCAATATCTTTTTAAACCGAAAGTTGCACTTTCAGAGACATTTAAATTTTAGAGCACGTGTAAAGACATTTAAATCCTATTATTAtaccttttaattttgttttcagcAGCCGAGAAGGtccatttaaaagtttttattgGAGTAAAAGGGTATTCCCTCATCAAGCTATTTATAAATTCTACATCATATATACCCGGAAGGCTGGTCACAGACCAATACACAAATAAGATCCGTATGTTGTCAGCATATTTTAAACATACCGAGCATGTTATACTTTTTGATTGTCAAAACTTGTTCCATTTCGTCAGTTTTAACCCGTGATCACTAGTCCCACACGATgttttatactatatataaaataatagatGTCGACGGGAAAGGGGGAGGGGTGAACATTCTTATACTATGTGTTTTCCTCATCTGACCGTCTGTTTTATTTATTGCCGATGAAAAACGAATTTGAAAGTGGGCAATACTAGGaccttgttattttttattgtaacTTTCAAAAGTTTGATccagtgaagaaaaaaaaattacattaccCTAAATAATTAAACAGAACAAAATCAGCATATGACAATGCCTTCGATATTTGCCTCTTGTGTTATTGAGACCCATTAGGCATTTTGAAAGACTAATAACTTGATATAAGAAACCGTAGGTACACTGTACATGTATCTTTAGTCTTTGAGGTTGCCCAAACTACAAAACATTGTCTCTTTAATAGGTACAAAATGTCATATGAAATGTCCATTTATTATACTTTAGACAGTCGAACATTTTCAagatacattttattttcattcaagaGATGTGAAAAAAACACCACGAAAGCTTACATTGTATCCCTGCTCTCCCTTTGGGATTCTAAAGTATATTTTTGCTTCCATTAACCATTTCAGTGTATTCTGGTTTTGATGCTTTAGGTAGCAAAACGTCTTAAACGTatataaaacggacacctaaaaCACCGGACTAAGACGAAGACAACATAAGTTTGTATTCTTGTGTTGTTggtttttaaaaactattttcatGTATTCGGAGTCGTGGACTTTCTATCTTTCCCCCCTAAATAGATAGCTTATGTGTATAGCCCCGAAGCTCTTTATAATAGCGTATAATTGTACTCTTAACGGGATACATGATTTTACTGTTAGCAATCAATTAAAATGTGTCTATACTGTTACAACACTAATAGGTAAATAAagtatgaaaataattttaatttcatcagGGCTATTGTACTGAGCCATTTCTTCTTGCGAAATGAACCGTAATTTCGTGGAAATGTTTTACAGGTGACGTAGTTTCGTGGAATATAACTACCTGTATTACAGAATTTGTTCTCGACAAGATGTTATGCAATACTGTTGGTCAATAtttattgaagtttgaaaagttggATTGTTTAATAAACCAATTTATAAATAGGTCGTAGCCCAGTCAACTGGAAAGCAAATAAAACTCCGTTATTTTGTTGAACtgatattactgcaatttcacaTTCTGTTTAGTTTTTCGGCTTTCTTTTTAGTTTACctttttatttgatctttttatatttataattgtgcAGATTTAGTTCAATTCTAATGACTCATGGTTCGGTAAACAGAATCTTAAAGTTAGTTGGTTTACTGGATGTTCGTATAAAAAGTTGAAATGGAAGAACATTGAATTGATTTTAGGCTGGAGGTTTATGATATTTTACTAACTAAAATATTGAAGTAAAATATCAagtaatatttgtgtatttttgaaTGGCCTTTGTATGACTAAGTAAGGTTTACGAGTGATTAAGCAGGATAGGCCAAGGACAATGGAAGATATAGTTAGCTGAACCGTTATTGTTCTGGAGTTTTTTGTCAAGTGTGTGGTGTACATTTATTCCTTTGAACACGCAGTTCGCAGGGTATCTGTTCGGATTACTAACAAAAGATTACAAAATTCTGAAATGTTAACAATTACATGCCCGTTATTGCACACACTCAAACATTAGGCTCACTAAAATTATTTTTAGCATCACGATTACACAATATACATGCTTGCATTAAAAAAGGATATAAAACTTGCAACACCACCTTTCATAGGGCTTCATAGGATCCGATCAGAAAagctaaaaataaataccaaagaaaatattttttcgtTTATTAGTTTGGTTATAAATCTGTTCGTTTTCCCCCCGTTTGAAAttattcacattttgtcatgtcggggccttttatagcagactttACAACATGGTTTTGAAGGTCGCATCAACTATGGTGACCTACATATTCATATTTGAATGCATGCTTAAATACACTTTGTTGTACTCTGTTGGATATAGTTGTCACATAGGCCATCCTACCACTTCTCCTGTTTGTATATCACACCACCTTCCTTAATTTCATATtaaaccacatctccttttttttttatataacattacaCAGTCTTATATCAGAAACATATTAAAACCGTTAAACAAATGATTATAGGGTAGGTCAGTGTTTTTTTGTTATCCTCATTTTTTGGGACTAATACATTGATCGAATGTAGTACCAAGTCGTTTTGTACTTGGAACATTTGTGCCAGTTTATACCTTGAACATTTGTTCCAGTCGTTTTGTACACCGAACATTTGTCCAAGTCGTGTTGTACCTTCAGCAATTGTACATAAAGTATTGGTTCTAGTCTTAAATTTATGTACCTTGACCATTCGTTCCAGTCGTTTTGTACCCTGAGCTTTTGTCCTAGTTGTTTTGTACCTTGAATATTTGTCCCAGTCATGCTTGATTTGAGCATTTGTTCCATGCAGTCGTTTTGTACCTTTGGCATTTGTCCCAGTCGTTTTGTTCCCTAAGCATTTGTGACATTCGGTTTGTACCCTGAACATTGTGACATTCGGTCTGTATCCTGAACATTTGTCCCAGTCGTTTTGTACCTTGAATGTACCTCGAACATTTGTCCCAGTCATGCTGTGCTTTGAGCCTTTGTTTCATGCAGTTGGTTTGTACCCTGAGCATTTGTGACATTCGGTTTGAACCCTGAATTTTGTGCCCGAGGGTATcacagtccagtagtcagcacgtctctgttgacatgaatatcaatcacttggtcatttttataaatttcctgtttacaaaactttgatttttttggaaaactaaggattttttttatccaaagcatatattaccttagccgtattgggcacaactttttggaattttggatccttaatgctcttcaattttgtacttgtttggctttataactattttatatttattcctgaaaactttgataactattgtgacATTTGGTTTGTACCCTAAGCATTTGTCCACGGCGTTTTGTACCTTGAACATTTGTCCCAGTCGTTTTGTACCTTGAATATTTGTCCCAGTCATGCTGTGCTTTGGGCATTTGTTCCATGCAGTCGTGTTGTACCTTTAGCATTTGTCCCAGTCGTTTTGTACCTTGAGCATTCGGTGATAATTATAATTTTGTAAGGATTCACTATCAAAACTAAAAGGAAGTGATTGTTTGGCTTAAATAAGGTGGGTAGGTTTATACTTTTTGGCTTGAAACATCGTGAAATATGTTCACTCAAAGTATTGACAATGattgcatgcatttttttatttggaaaaactCGGATTGTTGAATAAACACAACAGTGTGTGAAGAGGTCATAGCCCAGTCAACTGGAAAGCAAACAAAACTCCGTTATTTTGTTGTACTGATAATACTTAACAATTTCACATTCTGTTCAGTTTTTCGGCTTTCTTTTCATTTTACCTTTTTGAGCTTTTCGTATCTGTGCGAAGTTAGTTCGATACAACTGACTCATGCATGGTTCGGTTAACATAATCTCAAAGTTAGATGGTTACTGGATGTTCGTATACAAAGATGAAATGTAAATACATTCTAGATTCGAGGTTAATATTATTTTACTGACAATTTCTCCTTTTTTAAACTGGACATAGTCAGAAATTCAGGGAAAAAAATAAtcgctttttttttcatttaactcaatttaaaaaaactaaaaccTTAAAGTAAAAATACAGGCTTTCCCAGTAAAATTGACAGATCATtacaaaaaatagtaaaaagtttttattcaaaaaataGTTTGATACAAATAAAGACCAGACAAATTTAAGGTACACGGGTCTTATTATTTGTACACCTGTctttttggtttttgatttttCTAGTGATagagaaaagtaaaataaataatgagaaTGTTTAATTATACATATATTGGTAAATTGTGTGATTATTTTTTTAGGTGAGCGTCCATACTTGTGTGATTATCCAGGATGCAACAAATCCTTCTGTCAAAGTGGACAACTTAAAACCCACCAGAGGCTCCATACAGGAGAAAAACCATTTCTGTGTACGGGAGAAGGTAAGTGGTATTCTAAGCTCCATGATCGAGGGTTTGGATAGGGGGTGGGGTCccttattctgtaaacatttaattttcaccccttttttctctaatcttaaaaaaatgaaccccttttttttctttaatcttcatttatttgttattctctacttttcattttttaagggcattatttattattcatttaaccccatccaaaccctcatgaTCTAGAATCAGTTGACAGTAATTCTAAAACTGATACACAGTTTGATTGAAATCAAGcacattgtttttttcttatatatacattgttttaaatttttatttatttgtttattattttttttacttttttgaaagtTGTTAATAAACGATAAACAATGAAGTTgagcaatatgatttttttttataaatttgctaaTTTGAGTCTGAGGACTACAAAAGTACTAGTCAACACTTTTCACAATGTTATTTGCTAATTTGAGTCTGAGGACTACAAAAGTACTAGTCTACACTTTTCACAATGTAATTTGCTTATTTGGGTCTTTAGGGTGAACAATGAAGTTGAACAATATAGAATTCTTTTATTAATTTGCTAATTTGAGTCTGAGGACTTCCAAAGTAGCCAGCACTTTTCACAATGTCTTGTTGTATTGCAGGATGTCTAATGAGATTTACACATGCCAACAGACATTGTCCTGACCACCCTCATGCCTCACTACAGAGAATCTCAGCCAAAATAGCTATAGAAGACCTGGAGAAAATGAGGGATGCTGAAGCTAACTGTGACATCAGAGATTGGCTAGACAGGTATGTACAAAGACTTGATAATCTTGTTACCTGCATGTCAATCATGTGGTTATATAAAGATCAAACAGTGTTGCCAAATACTTggtttttttaattgacaacttttgttttattattgtcaaTTCCAATAGTGGTCCTCTACTGACCAACTGACAAATAAAAGAAGACAGACAATGGAATGGCCAAAAGAAAAGGAAAGATACAAGCAACAACCTACAAGCACTGTACACAAACTAAATGCAACACAAATGGAACCAAAACTAtttgtaaacatacatgtatgtgctcCTGAAAACAAACATTAGGACAACATTTAGATCTCAAAGTTTTATTATTATATCATTGATCCATCTGGTCTTGATAACCTTCCAGCTAAAAACTTGTCTAGCAGGATACATCAAATTATAACTATTTTTTAAAAGGCTTCAAGTATTATGAGTTAACTGCTGGTGGATATTTAAGCACAATTGATTTATAGCTTAGTTTTAGCAGAGCAATAATGTTCCAATATTGTTGCTGTTTATATGTGTGATATAGAAATATAGAGAGATATGGCACATTATATGATAGACAATGAAACAAACATCCACCAATGACCATAGGATTAAGGATCAAGGGTCTGGAAACAGTCATATTTACCAGTCATGTCCTAAACTGATTGCTATATGTCCTAAACAAGTAATTGGGAtttaggacaaattttattttttaacagaaatgATTTCGCTCATTTCATTGACTCAATGTTTGAAACCTGAATTTTAACCCTacatatcaagaaaatcatgatataaaACACAAGCTCTGGAATGCCATTCCAAATGGAATATATATACTCCTAATGCAGGTGCTGTTTTAATCACCATTTTGCACTAGTGatcacttgtttttgttaataaacCCTTTCATAAGGATGAGGATGATAATAGTATGATGATTAGTTTACaaggtttaaatgtttaatttcagGCAAATAGGCATTCGACAAGACAGAGGAAGTTACCGCTCACGTTTACAGAAACGATTCCGTCCAAATCCTAATGAAAACAGTAACTCCCCTGAACCATCGTTAGACGATAGCAATACTTCACCTGAACCAAGCATAGATACACAAATTTACCCACAAGCCTATCCACATCCTGTCTATCTATATCATAACAACAATAATACTGAATTCCCTAAAGATTATACTCAGAAAGACTATAGTCCACCAATGGAAAATCCTCATATCATGAAAGACACTTACAGATATCAACAAATGGAGGAGAATTACTATAACCTACAACAGCACTATGATCCTTATAATGGATACAGTATGTTCAATGGTGTTCAACCAATCGAGGACTGTCATGCACATCAACCAATCAGTGACTTTGTTACATATCAACCTGTGATGGATACAGATTATGGCCTCCATGTTCCTGAAGAAGAAATCAAATGTGAACCAA
This sequence is a window from Mytilus edulis chromosome 1, xbMytEdul2.2, whole genome shotgun sequence. Protein-coding genes within it:
- the LOC139505071 gene encoding uncharacterized protein, with the translated sequence MPSWGFKDESKPESIIEPASNMDRNSPDEDSADLEDYMKRGRPRAELITSLIFKGAVSHSGIRCHVCNRVFPREKSLQAHMRTHTGERPYLCDYPGCNKSFCQSGQLKTHQRLHTGEKPFLCTGEGCLMRFTHANRHCPDHPHASLQRISAKIAIEDLEKMRDAEANCDIRDWLDRQIGIRQDRGSYRSRLQKRFRPNPNENSNSPEPSLDDSNTSPEPSIDTQIYPQAYPHPVYLYHNNNNTEFPKDYTQKDYSPPMENPHIMKDTYRYQQMEENYYNLQQHYDPYNGYSMFNGVQPIEDCHAHQPISDFVTYQPVMDTDYGLHVPEEEIKCEPRELTLSEQTDKWISALALVELSHGMES